The window GCGGACCGCCTGGAGTACCCGGAATTCGCCGTGGGGCACAATGTCAGTCTGCGGGAGGGTCGCTACGGCAACGCCACTCTCAGTCGGTTTCCCATCGTTCTCGAGCGGAACGTGGATCTGACGATGGGCCGGCGCAAGGCACGGGGCTGTCAGTATGTGCGCCTACAGCTCGCCCCGAATCTGCCGCAGCTCGATGTCTTCAACCTTCACCTCGGGTTGTCCGCCGCCGAGCGGAAAAAGCAGATCGAACGCTTGGTTCGCTCCGTCGAACTATTACGGGTACCGGATCATGCCCCTTGTGTGGTGGGCGGAGACTTCAACGACTGGCGAACCCAGCTCGGGCCGATCCTGCGCGATCGCCAGGGCTTCCGGAGCGCGACGGAGCGACGCCGGGCCGGTTCCGAGCTGCGCACCTATCCCTCCTTCTCTCCGAGTACCGGCCTCGATCGGGTGTACTACCGAGGACCGCTGAAACTCCATGCCTCGCGCCGCTGCCGCCTCAAGTTGTCGAAGGTGGCGAGTGATCACCTGCCGGTGATCGTGGACTTCGAGGTGGACACCTCGTCCCGGAACGGATTGCCGATACCTTGAAGGTGGCGAAGTCGAGGCGCTGTTCGACCTCGGGTCTTTAGACTACGAATCTTCCCAATCCGGGAAGAGGCTTTGCTGCTTGGGCTCCACTGGAGCCTGTGGCGATTCTCGCAGGGGTGGAGGCTCCGCGAGGATAGAAGGTGCTCCGGCGGAAGCCGGTTCGGCGGCCATTGCCGCCTCTACCTCCACGATGTGATCCAGCGCCAAGAACCACAGCTCTACCTTCGGAGGCGTTTCCTCCGGCAGCGCCTCCGCCAGGGCACGGCGATAGACCTCCGCCTGAAGGGCGTAGGCCTGCGTGCGGCGGGCGAGTCCCTCGTCGTCGCCGGGGAGGAGTTGATCGGTCTTGTAGTCCACTACCACCAGCCGGCCGTCCCTCGGATCGCGATAGACGAGATCGGCAGCGCCGGAGACGAAAGCGGTGGGGCCTGTGTCCACGTCTTGCGGCGCCAGGAGCACCGGCAGCTCGCGCCCGACGATGTGTGGCGCCAGCTCCCGCAACCGCGTGCCGAGAGCGCCTGCGGCGAAGCCGTTGAGGAGGGATGCGGTGCGCTCGGCGGCTGGCGACTCGATGTCCTCGAGGGCGCGGGCAATCTGCTGGTTGAGATCCCCTTTGAGATCCAGGCGCTCGAGGATGCGGTGCACCTGGTCTCCTGCCTCCAGCGCGACTCCGCGGGCGCCGACGGCGGCTGCCGCGCCGGCTGGGTTCGCCAGGCGGGCCTCGACGAAGATTTCTCGCAGGTGCTCGTGAGCTTCCGACGAGGCGGCGCCGGAGAAGCCCCGGTCCATGCGGGCCTCGGCGGCAGCGCTGCGTCGGCGGAGATGTTCGGCCATGGTGGCGAGGGCCGTGGCGCTCGGCAGGAAGCCTGCGTCGTCGTCTTCCCGCGGCTCATCGGATGTCGATAAGTCCTTCGCCGCCGCCCGGGCCGGAACCCGCCAGCGGGCGCCGGTGGCGTCGTCCACGGGCTCTCCGGCGGTGTCTCCGGTGATCGCGCCGTCGGCCAGCGGCGTGGTCCGTCCGGTCAGCAGGTCGAGGTGGCTCGCCACCTTGTCCGGTGGGCACTCCGTCGGCTGCTCCGGCCACAGGCCGGCGAGCACCAGACGCTGTTCCGCCCGGGTCATGGCGACATACAGGGTGCGGATGCGCTCCGCCCGCTCCACCGCCTCCTGGCGCTCGATCACCCGGTGCCAGCCTAGGCTCGGCGCCCCGAGGAGGCGCATCTCCCAACGGCCGGCGGGGGTGCGGGCCGCCTCCGTCACCGGCCCGAAACCGCCACCGCCGGACTGCTTGTGGAGCTGCACCACGTAAACGTGCTCGAAGTCGAGGCCCTTGGCGGTGTGGATCGTCATCACCTGCACCGCGTCTTCGAGGCCATCTTCGGGTTTCGCCTCCTCCGCCTCGATCGCTTCGGAGATGCTGGTGCGCAGCATGCGCAGGAGCGCCGTGGCATTGCCGCCGCCTTCCTCCAGAGTGGAGAGCAACCGGAGGAAAAACCGCTCTAAGTTGGCGAGGCGGTAGGGTCCGAGGTAGCGCGCCGCCTCGGTTTCCTCCATCAGGAAGAGGCCGCGCACGGTCTCGACGAAGACATCCGCCGGATCTGCCTCGAAGGACTCCCGCGCCCGCGCCAGGGCGTGGACGAATACCCGCAGGCCGTGCTCCCAGCCGGCGATGCGCTCGATGCCCGGGATGTCCCGCGGCGTGGCCTCGACGGCGCCGGCGATCACCCCTTCGATCTCCTCCAGGGCGGCGGGTTCCGCTTCCGTCAGCTCCATCATCCGGCGCGGCAGTTCCCGCCGCCAAAGGGGGATGAGGGCGGCGTCCGGTACGCCGACCAGGGCCGAGCGGAGAACCGTCAGCAGGGCTAGGTGGTCGCCCGGGTCGAGAATGGTGCGCACCAGCGCCGCCGCCTCGATGATCTCCCGCCGCCGGTAGTACTGCTTGTCGCGGCCCACGGCAAAGGGCACCCGGCGGCGCCTCAGCGCTTCCAGATACAAGTCGAGATCGCCGGTACTTCGAAGCAGGATAGCGATGTCTTTCCATTCGACGTTTTCCCGCCGGTGGAGCGCCAGGATGTCGTCGGCCACCGCTTCGGCTTCGGCCTCGGTGGCCTCCTGGGTGGTGGGCGTGGTGTCCTCTCGGGTCCAGCTCACCCAGAACTCGACGGGCCGCCGGCCGCCGCCGCGAAAGCCGGCTGAGGCGACCTTGGCGGCGCAGGGCAGAAGCGCTTCGTAGGGCGGCTGGAGGCCCCGCTTTTCGTGCATCACCGGTTCGATCGAACGGGTGACTTCTTCGAGAATCGCCGGCACCGAGCGAAAGTTCTCGATCAGCCGCCGGCGCTCGCCGCCGGCCGCTTCCACCCGCTCGACGAAGTCGTCGTAGGCGGCGAGGTCGGCGCTGCGCCAGCCGTAGATCGACTGCTTGGGATCGCCCACCAGGAACAGGCCTGGGCGTTCCTCCGCCGGGCCTTCGAGGGCCAGGCGCCCGACGATCTCGCATTGCAGGGGGTCGGTGTCCTGAAACTCGTCCACCAGGAGCTGATCGATGGCGCGGCGCCGCCGGGCGGCGAGACCGGGGCGATCGGCGAGCAACCGACCGGCATGCACCAGCAGATCCTGGAAGGTCATCACTCCGCGGCGACGCATCTCCGCCTCGACCCGCCGGAGCAAGGGGCCGAGGGCCTCGCAGGCGGCCTGGAGAAGGGGAGGATCGAAGGTGCCGAGGTAGGCGAGGCGACCCCGCAGCTCCGCCGATGCGTAGCGAACCTCTGCTCGCCGGCCTTCGAACAGTCCTTTCTCGGCGCCGGTGAATCGGTCACGGCCCCAGTCCTTGAGGCGGTTGACGATGCCGTCGGGCAGAGCCTGGCGCAGGAATTCGAGCAATAGGTCGAAGGCGCCGGAGGGTCGCTCGGTGGTCTCTTCGAAGCTCCAAAGCTGGTGGGCGACCAGCCCCAGGGCCTGGTGCACCTCCTTGGCTTTCTTGAGCTGGCCGGAGGTTTCGCCGGCGAAGGCGTCGTCGAGCAGTGCGAGCGGCTGCTCGATCACGCTCCGCAGGTCGGCGACGAAGGCGGTGACCGGCGCGTCTCCGAAGGGGTCCTCGGCCAGCCCTTCGGCCGGCACTCCGGCGGTCGCGAGGGCCAGCACCGCATCGAGAATGCGGGAGGGTCCGAAGCCCTTGCTTGCCAGTTCGAGATAGGCGTCGATCCCCGGCTCGCCGTAGGCCTCCGGCAGCGCCGCTTCGACGGTCTCGCGCACCACCTCGTCGAGGATCGAGCCGTCCGCGTCGACTTCCAGATCCGGGTGGATGCCGGCCTCCAGCGGATGGTCCGCCAGCAGTCCACGGCAAAAGGCGTGGAAGGTCTGAACCACCAGGTGGTCGAGGGTGGCGAGGAGCGCCGAGGCGCGATCCTTGAGCACCGCCGCCTCGGGCAATGCCTCCGCCGAAAGCCAGGGCGGCGGCCTTTGGCCGGCGGCCAGGCGGGCGAGTTCGGCGCTCACCCGGGTCGCCATTTCCGCCGCCGCCGCCTCGGTGAAGGTGATCGCCGCCACGCGGCCGAGCAGCCGCGCCGCTACTCGGTCGGCGGTGGGCTCTGCGAGGGTCTCGGCGTTGCGCTCCCAGCCGCCGCCCAGGCACCAGGCCAGCACCCGGGCGACGAGGGTGGTGGTCTTGCCGGTGCCGGCACCGGCTTCGAGCACCAGGGGATGATCGAACTGCCGTTGGGCGGCTCGTCGGGCGGCGGCGTCCTCGGCCTTGCGCTCAGCCTCGACGGCGGGCGGGGCGCTCACTGAGCACCGCCGTCCGAGGGCAACGGAACCCGGCCCGGTTCCGCCAGGTCCCAGGCCTTGAGTAGTGCTGTCTCCTCGCCCTCTTCCGGCTGGCGGAGGTCCTCGGCCCAGCGGTGTAGCCGCAGCCGGGAGCCGGAGTCGCCGCGCAGGCAGGCCTCGGCGACGGCGCAGAAGGAGCAGAGGATCGGCTCCTTGCGGCCGGAGGGATCGACCACCCGCGGAAAGAAGCTGCCGGCGTCCCAGGCGCCGAAGGCGGTGCGGGCCGCCGCCCCGAAGGCGGCGACCACCTCGCCGTCCGCTGCCTCCACCCGGAATTCCCGGTGCTCCAGATCCGGCTTCAAGAAAAGGTAGCGCCCGGTGCCCGAGGCAAGGGCGTAGGCCACCGCCTGGAGGCGTCGGCCGGCGACGATCTGTTGTAGAAAGTGCTTGCGTCGGGTCTTGTCCATCTTGCCGGTGGAGATGGCGCGGCCGGTCTTGTAGTCCGTCAGCATCCTGCTGCTGCCCTCCGCGGGGGCCACCGGCTCCACCCGATCGGCCTTGAAGCGGACCCGTATGCCCTCGCCGTCCACCGCCGGCAGGCGGATGTCGTCCACCTCTTCGGCGGCCAGCACCCGCGGCGGTGGGGTCCAGGCGGCTTTCTGGGCGGTTTCGAGGTAGGGCCAGGCGCGCGCTGCCAAGGCTTTGGCCATGCCCTTGAGGGCTACTCCGTCTTCCTCCACCAGGCGCTCCGCTTGGCGCCTGAGAATCGTCCGTAGCTCGTCGTCATCGGGCCAGGGGATGACCATGCCGCCGTCTCCCGGTCCGTCCTCTCCGACCTGCTGCCGCACAATCCCTTCCAGCACCCGGTGAATGACGTTGCCGAGGATCAAGGCGTCGATCTCCGGTAGCGACTGCAGGGGGTCGGGCGTCGGTTCCAGGCGCAGGAGCTTCTCGAGGAACACCTGCCAGGGGCAGGAGGCAAGGCCTTCGAGGGTCGTGACCCACAGATCCTTATGCCGGGGATCGTCGTCGCCCAGGGCGCCGCGTCGACCGATGAAGCCGAAGTAAGGGCCCAGGCGATCGCGCACCCGGCGCCCGGCCGGCGTGCGGCGGTCCGGATCGAACTCGCCGAGCACCGCCGACCGTGCCGTCGCCCAGGTTTCGGCCTGGATGGAGGGCAGGGAGCCGTCCGCCGGCAGGTTGCGAAGAGCCTCGCCGCAGGCGATCGGCAGGAGCCGACGGAAGGTTTCGCGACGGCCGTGGAGGGCCGCCAGGGCGACGTGCTCGCGGGGTGGCCGGGAAGCCGCCGCGCCCTCGGAGGCGAACGAATCCGGCGAGTAGAGCCCCGGTGCGCGCTCGGATC is drawn from Acidobacteriota bacterium and contains these coding sequences:
- a CDS encoding endonuclease/exonuclease/phosphatase family protein → MHLRVVTYNIHRAIGVDRRYRLDRIVDILRHHRPDIALLQEVDDGAPRSRHQDMAQELADRLEYPEFAVGHNVSLREGRYGNATLSRFPIVLERNVDLTMGRRKARGCQYVRLQLAPNLPQLDVFNLHLGLSAAERKKQIERLVRSVELLRVPDHAPCVVGGDFNDWRTQLGPILRDRQGFRSATERRRAGSELRTYPSFSPSTGLDRVYYRGPLKLHASRRCRLKLSKVASDHLPVIVDFEVDTSSRNGLPIP
- a CDS encoding UvrD-helicase domain-containing protein yields the protein MSAPPAVEAERKAEDAAARRAAQRQFDHPLVLEAGAGTGKTTTLVARVLAWCLGGGWERNAETLAEPTADRVAARLLGRVAAITFTEAAAAEMATRVSAELARLAAGQRPPPWLSAEALPEAAVLKDRASALLATLDHLVVQTFHAFCRGLLADHPLEAGIHPDLEVDADGSILDEVVRETVEAALPEAYGEPGIDAYLELASKGFGPSRILDAVLALATAGVPAEGLAEDPFGDAPVTAFVADLRSVIEQPLALLDDAFAGETSGQLKKAKEVHQALGLVAHQLWSFEETTERPSGAFDLLLEFLRQALPDGIVNRLKDWGRDRFTGAEKGLFEGRRAEVRYASAELRGRLAYLGTFDPPLLQAACEALGPLLRRVEAEMRRRGVMTFQDLLVHAGRLLADRPGLAARRRRAIDQLLVDEFQDTDPLQCEIVGRLALEGPAEERPGLFLVGDPKQSIYGWRSADLAAYDDFVERVEAAGGERRRLIENFRSVPAILEEVTRSIEPVMHEKRGLQPPYEALLPCAAKVASAGFRGGGRRPVEFWVSWTREDTTPTTQEATEAEAEAVADDILALHRRENVEWKDIAILLRSTGDLDLYLEALRRRRVPFAVGRDKQYYRRREIIEAAALVRTILDPGDHLALLTVLRSALVGVPDAALIPLWRRELPRRMMELTEAEPAALEEIEGVIAGAVEATPRDIPGIERIAGWEHGLRVFVHALARARESFEADPADVFVETVRGLFLMEETEAARYLGPYRLANLERFFLRLLSTLEEGGGNATALLRMLRTSISEAIEAEEAKPEDGLEDAVQVMTIHTAKGLDFEHVYVVQLHKQSGGGGFGPVTEAARTPAGRWEMRLLGAPSLGWHRVIERQEAVERAERIRTLYVAMTRAEQRLVLAGLWPEQPTECPPDKVASHLDLLTGRTTPLADGAITGDTAGEPVDDATGARWRVPARAAAKDLSTSDEPREDDDAGFLPSATALATMAEHLRRRSAAAEARMDRGFSGAASSEAHEHLREIFVEARLANPAGAAAAVGARGVALEAGDQVHRILERLDLKGDLNQQIARALEDIESPAAERTASLLNGFAAGALGTRLRELAPHIVGRELPVLLAPQDVDTGPTAFVSGAADLVYRDPRDGRLVVVDYKTDQLLPGDDEGLARRTQAYALQAEVYRRALAEALPEETPPKVELWFLALDHIVEVEAAMAAEPASAGAPSILAEPPPLRESPQAPVEPKQQSLFPDWEDS